A window from Rhineura floridana isolate rRhiFlo1 chromosome 19, rRhiFlo1.hap2, whole genome shotgun sequence encodes these proteins:
- the KLHL22 gene encoding kelch-like protein 22 isoform X2, whose product MAEDQEPAQPHKTSLEPLTKECSSNTYRSAQHSQALLNGLVALRDSGILFDVVLRVEGKPIEAHRILLAASCDYFRGMFAGGLREMEQEEIRIQGVSHNAMCKILNFIYTSELEVSLNNVQEILTAACQLQIPEVIKFCCNFLMSWVDEENILDVYRLADLFDLSHLSEQLDSYLLKNFVTLSKTEMYRQLPLEKVYALLNSNSLEVSSENEVYEGALLYHCTPEQVETDQVCLMEPPKLLETVRFPLMKLQVLQRLHDKLRPCPLKEMVAGALMYHKNEGLQPVLQNMHTQLRSEFCCVVGFGGMHSAPSTVLSGQARYFNPLLGAWRPLTAAWSPRMSNQGIAVFNNFVYLIGGDNNVRGFRAESRCWRYDPRHNRWFQIQPLQQEHADLCICVVGEHIYAVAGRDYHEDLRVVERYDPQTDTWEYVAPLRKEVYAHAGAELEGRMYITCGRRGEDYLKELHCYDPAADRWDSLADGPVRRAWHGMAALLGRLYVIGGSNNDSGYRRDVHQVACYSPNTSQWTAVSPLPAGHGEPGIAVLGHVIYVLGGRSHNRGIRMDYVHIYDAERDCWEEGPRLEDDISGMAACALTLPRAAIMNAERTPEWQPDSWLQDHSDTSSEVMSMLDWEEFDNLSDN is encoded by the exons ATGGCGGAAGATCAGGAGCCAGCCCAGCCACACAAGACTTCCCTGGAGCCCTTGACCAAGGAGTGTTCCAGCAACACCTACCGTAGCGCACAACACTCCCAGGCGTTGCTGAACGGCTTGGTAGCTCTCCGGGACAGCGGCATCCTCTTTGATGTTGTTCTGCGTGTGGAGGGGAAGCCTATTGAGGCTCATCGTATCCTCCTGGCTGCATCATGCGATTACTTCAG GGGAATGTTTGCTGGCGGACTAAGAGAAATGGAACAGGAGGAGATCCGTATTCAGGGTGTCTCTCATAATGCCATGTGTAAAATCCTGAACTTCATTTACACCTCGGAACTGGAGGTTAGCCTAAACAACGTCCAGGAAATACTCACGGCGGCCTGCCAACTTCAG ATCCCGGAGGTTATCAAGTTCTGCTGCAACTTCCTTATGTCCTGGGTGGATGAGGAGAACATCTTGGATGTCTACAGGCTGGCTGACCTGTTTGACCTGAGTCATCTGAGTGAGCAGCTGGACTCTTACCTTCTCAAAAACTTTGTCACTCTCTCAAAGACAGAAATGTACCGCCAACTTCCCCTAGAAAAGGTCTATGCCCTCCTCAACAGCAACTCCTTGGAGGTCAGCTCTGAGAATGAAGTCTACGAAGGGGCCCTCCTCTACCATTGCACGCCAGAGCAAGTGGAAACGGATCAGGTCTGCCTGATGGAACCTCCGAAGCTGCTGGAGACGGTCCGTTTTCCATTGATGAAGCTGCAGGTCCTGCAGAGGCTTCATGACAAGCTACGCCCGTGTCCCTTAAAGGAGATGGTGGCTGGCGCTCTGATGTACCACAAGAACGAGGGCCTTCAGCCGGTGCTTCAGAACATGCACACGCAGTTGAGGTCGGAGTTCTGCTGCGTGGTGGGCTTTGGGGGGATGCACTCTGCACCATCCACAGTTCTTAGTGGCCAAGCCAGGTACTTCAACCCACTGCTGGGAGCCTGGAGACCCCTCACCGCGGCCTGGTCCCCCAGGATGTCCAACCAAGGAATTGCTGTTTTCAACAACTTTGTCTACTTAATTGGGGGAGATAATAACGTCCGAGGGTTTCGAGCAGAGTCCCGATGTTGGAG GTATGACCCACGACACAACAGGTGGTTCCAGATCCAGCCCCTCCAACAAGAGCACGCGGACCTCTGCATCTGTGTCGTGGGTGAGCACATCTATGCCGTGGCAGGACGGGACTACCACGAAGACCTGCGGGTGGTGGAAAGATACGACCCCCAAACCGACACCTGGGAGTACGTGGCGCCTCTCAGGAAGGAG GTATACGCACATGCAGGAGCAGAGCTGGAAGGGAGGATGTACATCACCTGCGGGAGGCGAGGGGAGGACTATCTGAAGGAGCTCCACTGCTACGATCCTGCAGCCGATCGCTGGGACAGCTTAGCGGACGGCCCTGTCAGGAGGGCCTGGCATGGGATGGCGGCGCTGCTGGGCAGGCTGTATGTGATTGGAGGGAGTAACAATGACTCTGGCTACAGAAGGGATGTCCACCAG GTTGCCTGCTATTCCCCAAACACTTCTCAGTGGACAGCCGTCAGTCCTTTGCCTGCAGGGCATGGCGAGCCTGGCATCGCTGTCCTGGGTCACGTGATCTACGTCTTGGGGGGCAGATCCCATAACCGGGGGATCCGCATGGACTATGTCCACATTTACGATGCCGAGAGAGACTGCTGGGAAGAAGGTCCTCGGTTAGAGGATGATATTTCTGGGATGGCTGCCTGTGCCCTCACACTGCCCAGGGCTGCGATCATGAATGCTGAGAGGACCCCTGAATGGCAGCCAGACAGCTGGCTCCAGGATCACTCAGACACTTCTTCAGAGGTCATGAGTATGTTAGATTGGGAGGAATTTGATAATCTGAGTGACAACTGA
- the KLHL22 gene encoding kelch-like protein 22 isoform X1 translates to MTIHINGIEKLLPFDGLCCKRSNPPGNPSHFTPFLRVLPGMAEDQEPAQPHKTSLEPLTKECSSNTYRSAQHSQALLNGLVALRDSGILFDVVLRVEGKPIEAHRILLAASCDYFRGMFAGGLREMEQEEIRIQGVSHNAMCKILNFIYTSELEVSLNNVQEILTAACQLQIPEVIKFCCNFLMSWVDEENILDVYRLADLFDLSHLSEQLDSYLLKNFVTLSKTEMYRQLPLEKVYALLNSNSLEVSSENEVYEGALLYHCTPEQVETDQVCLMEPPKLLETVRFPLMKLQVLQRLHDKLRPCPLKEMVAGALMYHKNEGLQPVLQNMHTQLRSEFCCVVGFGGMHSAPSTVLSGQARYFNPLLGAWRPLTAAWSPRMSNQGIAVFNNFVYLIGGDNNVRGFRAESRCWRYDPRHNRWFQIQPLQQEHADLCICVVGEHIYAVAGRDYHEDLRVVERYDPQTDTWEYVAPLRKEVYAHAGAELEGRMYITCGRRGEDYLKELHCYDPAADRWDSLADGPVRRAWHGMAALLGRLYVIGGSNNDSGYRRDVHQVACYSPNTSQWTAVSPLPAGHGEPGIAVLGHVIYVLGGRSHNRGIRMDYVHIYDAERDCWEEGPRLEDDISGMAACALTLPRAAIMNAERTPEWQPDSWLQDHSDTSSEVMSMLDWEEFDNLSDN, encoded by the exons GAAACCCAAGTCACTTTACTCCTTTCCTCAGAGTCCTGCCTGGAATGGCGGAAGATCAGGAGCCAGCCCAGCCACACAAGACTTCCCTGGAGCCCTTGACCAAGGAGTGTTCCAGCAACACCTACCGTAGCGCACAACACTCCCAGGCGTTGCTGAACGGCTTGGTAGCTCTCCGGGACAGCGGCATCCTCTTTGATGTTGTTCTGCGTGTGGAGGGGAAGCCTATTGAGGCTCATCGTATCCTCCTGGCTGCATCATGCGATTACTTCAG GGGAATGTTTGCTGGCGGACTAAGAGAAATGGAACAGGAGGAGATCCGTATTCAGGGTGTCTCTCATAATGCCATGTGTAAAATCCTGAACTTCATTTACACCTCGGAACTGGAGGTTAGCCTAAACAACGTCCAGGAAATACTCACGGCGGCCTGCCAACTTCAG ATCCCGGAGGTTATCAAGTTCTGCTGCAACTTCCTTATGTCCTGGGTGGATGAGGAGAACATCTTGGATGTCTACAGGCTGGCTGACCTGTTTGACCTGAGTCATCTGAGTGAGCAGCTGGACTCTTACCTTCTCAAAAACTTTGTCACTCTCTCAAAGACAGAAATGTACCGCCAACTTCCCCTAGAAAAGGTCTATGCCCTCCTCAACAGCAACTCCTTGGAGGTCAGCTCTGAGAATGAAGTCTACGAAGGGGCCCTCCTCTACCATTGCACGCCAGAGCAAGTGGAAACGGATCAGGTCTGCCTGATGGAACCTCCGAAGCTGCTGGAGACGGTCCGTTTTCCATTGATGAAGCTGCAGGTCCTGCAGAGGCTTCATGACAAGCTACGCCCGTGTCCCTTAAAGGAGATGGTGGCTGGCGCTCTGATGTACCACAAGAACGAGGGCCTTCAGCCGGTGCTTCAGAACATGCACACGCAGTTGAGGTCGGAGTTCTGCTGCGTGGTGGGCTTTGGGGGGATGCACTCTGCACCATCCACAGTTCTTAGTGGCCAAGCCAGGTACTTCAACCCACTGCTGGGAGCCTGGAGACCCCTCACCGCGGCCTGGTCCCCCAGGATGTCCAACCAAGGAATTGCTGTTTTCAACAACTTTGTCTACTTAATTGGGGGAGATAATAACGTCCGAGGGTTTCGAGCAGAGTCCCGATGTTGGAG GTATGACCCACGACACAACAGGTGGTTCCAGATCCAGCCCCTCCAACAAGAGCACGCGGACCTCTGCATCTGTGTCGTGGGTGAGCACATCTATGCCGTGGCAGGACGGGACTACCACGAAGACCTGCGGGTGGTGGAAAGATACGACCCCCAAACCGACACCTGGGAGTACGTGGCGCCTCTCAGGAAGGAG GTATACGCACATGCAGGAGCAGAGCTGGAAGGGAGGATGTACATCACCTGCGGGAGGCGAGGGGAGGACTATCTGAAGGAGCTCCACTGCTACGATCCTGCAGCCGATCGCTGGGACAGCTTAGCGGACGGCCCTGTCAGGAGGGCCTGGCATGGGATGGCGGCGCTGCTGGGCAGGCTGTATGTGATTGGAGGGAGTAACAATGACTCTGGCTACAGAAGGGATGTCCACCAG GTTGCCTGCTATTCCCCAAACACTTCTCAGTGGACAGCCGTCAGTCCTTTGCCTGCAGGGCATGGCGAGCCTGGCATCGCTGTCCTGGGTCACGTGATCTACGTCTTGGGGGGCAGATCCCATAACCGGGGGATCCGCATGGACTATGTCCACATTTACGATGCCGAGAGAGACTGCTGGGAAGAAGGTCCTCGGTTAGAGGATGATATTTCTGGGATGGCTGCCTGTGCCCTCACACTGCCCAGGGCTGCGATCATGAATGCTGAGAGGACCCCTGAATGGCAGCCAGACAGCTGGCTCCAGGATCACTCAGACACTTCTTCAGAGGTCATGAGTATGTTAGATTGGGAGGAATTTGATAATCTGAGTGACAACTGA